The following coding sequences are from one Diabrotica virgifera virgifera chromosome 2, PGI_DIABVI_V3a window:
- the LOC126880950 gene encoding uncharacterized protein LOC126880950: MTDNDQTMPNDNATPYEGNDHPIIARVGIKAPEFWRNEPELWFLRLEAQFRQAKITSDNCKFDHTVASLNSDILIEVADIVKNPTAGNAYTQLKARLLERYGISSDERIHRLMELTLGDLKPTQLLHRMQALATDSISTQVLKNFWLDRLPPSVRSVISVLDGDLEELAKKADKYLRCSNFPVMAVTESPILDRAVAALNDQVSALSNRLAVAEERQQIQMVKSAKSSSDEQCYYHRRFGAQAKKCRPPCSFTKNDERAQ, encoded by the coding sequence ATGACAGATAACGACCAAACAATGCCAAACGATAATGCTACACCATACGAAGGCAATGATCACCCAATAATTGCACGGGTAGGCATAAAAGCTCCAGAGTTTTGGCGCAATGAACCAGAACTATGGTTTCTTCGGCTGGAGGCGCAGTTCCGACAAGCCAAAATAACATCTGACAACTGCAAATTCGATCATACTGTTGCTAGTTTAAACAGTGACATACTAATAGAAGTGGCGGATATTGTAAAGAATCCAACTGCTGGCAATGCCTATACACAACTGAAAGCTCGCCTTCTCGAAAGGTATGGCATTAGCTCAGATGAAAGGATCCACAGATTAATGGAGCTCACTCTGGGTGACTTAAAACCCACTCAACTACTCCACAGAATGCAAGCTCTGGCCACGGATAGCATTAGTACACaagttctaaaaaatttttgGTTGGACCGCCTACCACCTTCGGTTCGAAGTGTTATATCTGTTCTTGATGGAGATCTAGAAGAGCTTGCTAAGAAAGCCGATAAGTACCTCCGATGTTCCAATTTTCCAGTCATGGCTGTTACCGAAAGCCCTATCTTAGACAGAGCAGTGGCTGCATTGAATGACCAAGTGAGCGCTTTATCCAACAGATTAGCTGTAGCTGAAGAACGGCAACAGATTCAAATGGTCAAGAGTGCCAAGTCATCATCTGACGAGCAGTGTTACTACCATCGAAGATTTGGTGCACAAGCAAAGAAATGTAGACCACCCTGCAGTTTTACAAAAAACGACGAAAGGGCGCAGTAA